Genomic DNA from Solanum pennellii chromosome 3, SPENNV200:
gaaaaaaatagaggaagaagaaaagtaAGGTAACGTGAAGGAGAAGGGTGGGGgtgggaattttttttttctactcaaacgcactttatttattttttatttaattttattttcatgtcaGCTTTGAGGGTGATATTAAATTCACTTTTGAGTAGTATAAGTGTGTAATAGGTAACCTCAATAGTTTAAGTGTGTAACTGACTTTTCGGTACAACTTCAAGAGtaaatttatgtcttttctctcactttatatgTATTGTAATTACTTATATCTCATTTTATATAATGATTGAGTTAGTATATACAATTACatgattatatatgaattttaatgggTTAGATCTCAACCTATAGAATTATCTATTCaataaacatcattatataaGTATTGTAATGGTCTAGTAATCATTGATGAGCTTAAAAGACTCATAAAAGTATTTCAATTCAcaattaaaaagttaaattatgaACGAGAGCAAGTTTTCAAGATTAAATTGTAAAAAATGCTTTGATGATTAGTGACGGAAGTCTTGGATATCTCGTAATTAGTCGAGGTATATAGAAGTTGACGGGatgattatttctaaattttacatttatcaTATAACATTTGCAACTTGTGCTGAATCTAGAAGTTTTATTTGATCAaactattctttgaagaaaattaCCTGCGTATTCATTATgcattaaaagaaaagataaaatttgaattcaaattaatGTCATGACAATTACTTAAGCTAAGATAGATTATGACTTTTAATCATCTAAAACCTATTAATTGTTTAAAGGTTACGACTTTCACCTCACAATAGATGACTAGATCACCCATAGCATAATTAAAATGTAGATTAGTAgataatcaagttaaaaaagGCTAATGTCgttgtattttgttatataCATCTTTGGACACATAAAAATTTGGGCCTAATCATATGTTAAGACTAATTGTCTAACTTGTTTGTTGAGAACATACCAAATAATTACAAATGACAATCAAGACTTTTGAGTTAGCTAATTGTGATTGTGATCATTGCATTTATTACATCTAGTCTAGATAAATATAGGAATAATAGGGTACGTTAGCTCCTTTGGTTGAATCGCGGCGTCATATCAAAGCGTTAATGTAATAGGTGTGTTCAGTACGAagaaaagtaattttatttttttgttgttgaatttGCTATGTAAgtaaaaactattattttcaaGATGGACGGAgcaaaaaaaaatccttttttgTTTGGACGTATTGTCACAAGCTCACAGCCAAGCAATGGCACATATTATCCGTTTTAGCTCAACCACATCATAATTAAAGTATCATATGAAATTATGAACTTGTATTATACTCTGACAgaacttttcattttaatatgaaatttgtcTTAAAACAGAATATGTGTCTTATCGTTCTTTCTCTTCATCTATATGGCATCATGGACTAAAATGATTAAAGACAAGTCCAACCCTCAATATTCTAATTTCCTTGTCCTTCTTAATTTAGAGTGGTAAAGTGATAaagactattttttttaatcacagGGGATAGTGGTAGGGGATTACAAGAACGCTCACCGAAAAAATGAAAGTTTAGGTAATTAACTAACTGATTTGACGTGTATGAAGACTATTCTCTCTCATTCCTGGtatactttttcattttttagtcaGTACTGAAATAATCAGTATTGTTCAACACTAGTGGAGCTATAGCATTGtgatcaaaattcaaaatgtcAATGTTTTGTCAAGACTATAAGattccaaataagagtatttgACTATCAAACTAGAAAGATGATGCCATCACACAACAGAACAGAACAGAAAAGAACAGTATAGTTAACATTGCACAATATCAGTCTCCGCAGCTAGTTTGCAAATTTTATCTAAGATTCAAGTGTGTTAAAGAATCGCAGCTAGAACTAAAGGACCCTCCGACTTCTGAAAGACGTGGATGTGTATCAGCATTCAGCAATTCCCAttcaaatgcatgtttttgtgaGTTATAAGTTGCATTGAGTGACAAGCTCAGGTATATATTCACGCGCTCCACATTCAGTGAGTTGATTCATGGATGATGATTGTTAATTTGGTCTTTAGAAAGTCAGAAACTACTCACTTGAGACACTAGGATTGTCATTGTCATTATCACATACATATTGGCCTATGTTTGAGTCTATAGAAGAGCAACAACACTGATGTTCTCAACTCATGCAATCTCACCAGATTCCGGAATTACAATAACATCCAGATTAGTTGACAAACCATTTGTATCGATCAAAATACTGTTCAATAGTCTTTTAATCCCATTTTGGTCTGATGCATAGAAGATATGTTCATTAATATAACATAGATAGCATCATGGCAGTGcaaagaataattaaaatacgTCTAAGTTTCTGAGCCCTTCACAGAACAGTGCAGTTGTATTGTACAGCATTATCCCCAACAAGTTGGCAAAGTTCATCAAGATTCAAGAGTTTCACAGTATCTTTCAAAAGATATACACGTGTATTAGCAATTTCCTTTTATGTGTACTAAGAGTTTTGCATCCGATCTTGGACACTCAATAAAACTGAAATGATACAGAGAAGATTGACATGGCCCATGCACAAATCAAGATATGATAAAAGTGTATTGCCTTGGGTTTTAACCTCAGCTATTCGTGCTCCATGCTCATCTAAGTTTCCTGCTGGACAATGGTAATTATATTTGACTCTAGGAAGGAGCAACTAAACTGATTTTCTGTAGTCATGCAATTTAACTGTCACTACAATTAGTTCACACACCGTACCACATGAAGTATACGATAGATCCAAAGATGTATCGGAGCTAGTTATCACCCTACCAGTTAATAATACGTCGAATAAGATAAAAGAAGTTCAATCCTTGAATTGCAAGAACTACATATATTGCTGAAATGAAAACTGCAGATCAAGATTCTTTATCCAGACAAGGACTATGTCGTAATGACTCAATGCACAACCAGGAAGGACAGTGTATGTCTTAGATTGCAAGggatcaacaaaaaataatcaagattgAGCAAAATTAacatttatactatatataatagaaattttcTAACAGAGAAAGTATTTTTCAGCTTACATTTCAATTTACTTTCTGCAAAGTGGAAACAAGATTTGAGGCTCCAAAAGCTGCAGAGCCACCAACAACAGAAAGAAGAGCAACCACAACCTGCAAACCAATTTGCCAAGGGTAATCTTCAGGCACCAGATACACACAAACAGGACCCACAGCCAACAATCCCAAACTCAAACTGAAGAGTGCTGATGGAGTTGAAGGGTCAGTAGCTGCTGAAAGAATCCCCAATTCTTCGGCTTTTGAAAGAAGACCAAGTCTTTCAATTGTCGATAAAGAGAGTCCAGATTTCTCAGCAGCTGATAGTAAACCAGCTTTCTCTGCTTTAGTTAACAGTCGCAATTGCTCCACTCTTGTCAATAACTTCACTGGTGGTGTAGACGAAGAATTGCCCGGCCTAGGTTTCTCCCCTACTGGAAATACAGTTGTTGTCTGCAGTAAATGTTAAAACACAAATGAATTTCATCGTATATGCATATTCCTCCATAGAGTACACTGGATGTATAGAAATGGCACATCGATTTCTCAACTCACATATTTCTTTCATCATTCCAATTTTCTTCAACAAAGAAAGTAATGTTTCTGAGATAATGACCATCTCCGGATTAAAAGAGTGACTCGTCAATGATCAACCGAAATAAGACTGTTCTACCTATTCCAGAGGAACTTGAGTTACATCTCTTTTTCATTCGCCCCTTTGATACccaaaaattgaataaaattatttttcttagcaACATATACAATGATCAATCAGGTTACAAATTCGACCCGTGAAACATCAGAGAATTTTAATAGCTCAGTTGATTGATCTATCTAAACTTTCATCTTGCTAGTGAGACTCGATTTCCCACTTTGTAAATCCCCTCACCCATTTCCCCTTCACCTCTACCCACAATTTGCATTACTAATTATGTAAAATGTTGAGATATAACGCAAATAAGTAGATTACAAAATCGCACCTTCTTAGAAGTAACGGTTTTGGTAGTGGATGGAGTTGGTTTTTGCGTCGCCATGGATCGGATGAGAAGTGGTGTGTTTGAAGCAGAGAAACGTGAAATCGCAATGGCGCcgtccatcatcatcatcttcttctttttcagtGGTTCTAAAGAAAGTTCCCATTTTTGTGAGGCCACACCCCGGAGAAGATAGCATGAAATGTCTGATCAAATTCTAGCCGGTAGATATTCCACGTGGCACTTCCTGGTTGGATATATACTGGTCCTATGCGTGCTTGCCTCCTCCACTCACTTGCCTCCATGgaaattcttttaattaatcTTTCAAATAAAGTGTTCAAATATTAATCCTTTCGataaattcataattgttcgatagtttagaaaaataaaattatttattattaataagtattaattaataaaatattcaatggAGAGCCAAATACTCTTAGatatcatttattttggtgaaattgatagaaaataataaaatcaatttaaaattacGAAAAATCTTACAGATTTATAATTTTAGATTAATACAGTAAAAATCATCAACGAAGGATGAAGGGGAAGAAAGcataaatttctaaattaacATGTCATTACAAATAAAAACCCTCTCGATCAtttataaagcaatttaaactcaatttcaattgaatgaaatcaaacaaatagtaacaaaaatatgtttatgGGAACTAAGATGTTGAAATATCAATAATTGAACATGCATGTACACAAAATAAgctaaaaagaaattatgaaagaaaagataagaaaaagtcaaatgatgcacataagcgttatatgtatattaaaacAGGTTGTTAGAAGgtcaaaaaaatacttttttttcgtCCAACGATAGTGATTTATTATTGATTTGACACACCCtttaagaaacaataaataatatggataaaattactatattatactttttattaaatttgatgttttgatAAATGTTGTATAGCaaggaaaattttaaatacaaaaagtaaattattttttaattttctaaatagGATAAATATTGTTAGAGAACAATTTTTTGACAATTATCTTTGGatagagaaaatacataatattaaatttatgaaataccATAAATTTTTCACTTATTAAatagttataaatataaataaattatttaattaaataggactactcaaataaaatactatagtaaaaggaaaaattataaaaacgaGTACATTATGAAGGAAttttgaaatagaaagaaaaaaaaaacctaaaatgCCCTTGTGGGTGAAGAGAACCCGATTGTATCAAATTGCCTAAAATAAAACCTGCAAGGCCCTAATGCTAAAACCCTAACCCCTTTAGAGATTTTtgctcctcctcctcctcctctcaGTCGTACTCTCCTTCTCTCGACTAGCTTCAATGGCGGACTCTGTGATATCAGTTGAAAAGGTCAAAGCTTTCTGGCACTCTCAGGTTCATGACGAAGAGAAATGGAATCTCAACAAGGTATCTCCGTTTCATGATTTTATCTCTTTTTCTAGATACACGTTATTCATTTATACAAATCAGTAACCTGAGAAAATTTTGCTTCgttctttgttttgttttcttctgTTGTTGTGGATTTTATGGCCGATTATACTCGTTATATTAATGAACAACGAGTTAAGCGCGTTATAATTGGATCTTAAGAGATTTGAGTTAGGATTAGAAATATTTTGGCTGAAAATGTGATTGACAATTTGATTGATTTGCTGCCTATGCCAAATATTCAGAAGAATGGATCTTATATGTTTTTTCTAAAACAGTGTTATTAGAATTAATaagtaaattcaataaaatttcaGTTTGATTTCTAGAATTAACTTGTTAATTCTGACTACATGTTTCTCAAAACACATAAGCATAGAAtcttttacttttgttctttattgttTTGTGTAAATATACATCTTTAGTGTTTTTTTATTGTTCGAATCCTCTGTAACAATGACTCACTGAACTTATGCATGCATATATGTGTTTTGCTAACCTACTATAACCATGTTGATGTTGAAAGAAATGGCAGAGAGGAAAACATTCATCTTCTTTAGCATATGTAGAAGTCATCTTTTTGTTTATGTAAAAAGTTCTGGTCCCTGCATTTCTTTGATTGCCAAACAAAAATGTGCGGGcatttctcttcttcaactaGCAAAACAAAGCATTATTAATGGAGTATAAGAGTATTTTGTTGTAAACTTATAACAAGGTGATAAGTCTGAACAGAAATAACAATCAAATCTTTCGTGAGAAGAAGGTTATTTTATTGCATATGCCAGAAACAAAGACTTATGGCTATGATTCTCTATGAGAAGCAATGAATTCTGTCAAATATGGGTTGCAGAAGCTTTAACTTTTGAATTGATAGGCAACAATTACCGATGGGAAGAGCTTTGGTATAGGGTTGAGTCAGACAGTgaataaagtaaaaaagagGAAGGGGAATTGGGTATAGATTTTTGGTGGAACGATAAAAAAGTCCCTCGTACTCTTAACACTTCTTAAATAAGATGTTAGGACATTTAAGGGAACTACAGGCTGGGTGCAATGATAACCTATTATGACCATGTAGTAGGTGATTGAAGATTGCAGCAGTAGGAAAAGGTGTTGCAAAAATAGATATTTCTCTAGGCTACAAGGAATTGGAGGCAAAGGTGGCTAGAGATGATTTCACTGTGGGAGAGATATTTATTAGTGAAGGAAAGAAAAATCCTTGTAATCAATGTGTTTTGGGGTATCAATGGAAAGAGAAATTCTGTATATTGCTAAGCTACACTGCCATGTAGCAGGTTGGACCTAAACGCTTAGGACAATGCCAAGCTACTAGGTTTATGTTGGCCAAACCCTGATCTATGTTACAATAAATAACTATTTGTTTAATGAGATAACTCCTAAGGAACAACGGCACAGTGGTTGGTATAATTTCTGAATCATTGTGTCACATATCTATGTGGCCCAGATACCTCAAGACCACGTGTCACGCTCATGTTGACCTAACATGATTTAGGCGTGAGTGTGGGATATGGATCTGATTTGGCTGCTTGACTAAAACTATGGTAgagaatcataggttggttacaTATTTGGTTTagatttttgtgttttatttatatgtaaacATGTGTGTATAAAAAATGTAACTTGTCTTTTCATGATTagatatatagagagagattCATACCTGTGAA
This window encodes:
- the LOC107012076 gene encoding uncharacterized protein LOC107012076 produces the protein MMMMDGAIAISRFSASNTPLLIRSMATQKPTPSTTKTVTSKKTTTVFPVGEKPRPGNSSSTPPVKLLTRVEQLRLLTKAEKAGLLSAAEKSGLSLSTIERLGLLSKAEELGILSAATDPSTPSALFSLSLGLLAVGPVCVYLVPEDYPWQIGLQVVVALLSVVGGSAAFGASNLVSTLQKVN
- the LOC107012338 gene encoding mitochondrial import receptor subunit TOM5 homolog → MADSVISVEKVKAFWHSQVHDEEKWNLNKKLLRATALFAGSIILMRQYGDLMAI